From the Simplicispira suum genome, the window CCCAGCAAGGCGTCACCAAGGACACCATCACACTGGGTTCCATCCAAGATTTGTCAGGACCGCTGGCCGGTTTTGGCAAACAGGTGCGCCTGGGCATGATGCTGCGCGTGGACGAGGCCAACGAGCAGGGTGGAGTGAACGGCCGCCAGCTCGAACTCAAGGTGGAGGACTCGGGCTACGACCCCAAGCGCGCCGTGCTGGCTGCGCAAAAGCTCGTGAACCAGGACAAGATTTTCATGATGGTCGGCCACATCGGCACAGCGCAGAACATGGCCGCAATGCCGGTCCAGTTTGCGAAGAACGTCATCAACTTCTTCCCGGTGACGGCCGCGCGGGAAATGTACGAGCCGTTCAACCGGCTCAAGTACGCGTTTGCTGCCACCTACTACGACCAGATTCGCATGGCGCTTCCCAAGTTGGTGAAGGAGAAGAACGCGAAAAAAGTTTGCACCATTTACCAGGATGATGAATTCGGCCTGGAAGTGGAGCGCGGCGGTGAAGCCGCCCTGAAAACCATGGGCATGGAATACGCCGAGAAGACTTCGTTCAAGCGCGGTGCGACCGATTTTTCTTCGCAGGTCGCCAAGATGAAATCTGCCGGATGTGATTTTGTGGTGCTGGGCACCATCATCCGCGAGACCATTGGCACCATCGGGGAGTCGCGCAAGACCGGCTTCAATCCCACCTTCCTCGGCTCCAGCGCAGCCTATACCGACCTGATCCACAAGCTTGGCGGCAAGGCCATGGACGGGCTGTACGCCACCATGACGGTGCAAAACCCCTACCTGGACGAGACTTCGCAACCGATTCGCTTCTGGGCCAACAAGTACAAAACCAAGTTCAATGAAGACCCGGCGGTGTTCTCGGTGTATGGCTACCTGATCATTGATTCGTTCATCCGCGCAGCACAAGCCGCCGGCAAGAATCTGACCACCGACAGCTTCATCAAGGCCATGGACACCATGGTCTACCCGCCGGACATCTTCGGCAGCGCCGAGGCCACCTTTGGCCCGCAGAAGCGCCTGGGCAGCAATCTCTCGCGCATCTCGCAAATCCAGGACGGCAAGTGGAAAGTGGTCTCGGACTACGTCCAGCCCTGATCGCCAAGTGTGCGCCTACAGCAAGCCGCCCTCCGGGGCGGTTTTTTTTTGTTCCTTGAATGGGTCGAAGAGCCCCGAAACAGGACCGCGACAGCTGCCGCAACACACCGTTCATGGGACACAAAGGAGCGGCACCATGCTTCTCTATTGATAGCTGCTTTCGCTTGATAGATAAGCGCTGGGGCCCATTTTTCTTTGTAATCTTCCTCTGTACGGATTTTGTTGCCCCCTGCGTTCACGAATCGGGCAAGTATTTACACAAAGCAGTCGCTCTGTAAAAATCTATACTGTCCCCATCAGCGCAACAGGAACCCAACCCATGACCGAAGCCTATGTGTTCGAAGCCCTGCGCACCCCGCGCGGCAAGGGCAAAAAAGACGGCAGCCTGCACGAAGTCAAACCCATCACCTTGCTCACCGGCCTGCTCACCGAGTTGCAGGCGCGCCAGGGCTTTGACACCGCGGCGGTGGACGACATCGTCATGGGCATCGTCTCGCCGATTGGCGAGCAGGGCTCGGTGCTTCCCAAGGTGGCGGCGATCAAGGCCGGCTGGGCGTTCACGACCGCAGGCGTGCAGATCAACCGCTTTTGCGCATCTGGCCTGGAAGCGGTGAATATGGCGGCGCAAAAAGTGCGCTCCGGCTGGGAAGATCTGGTCGTGGCCGGCGGCGTCGAGAGCATGAGCCGCGTGCCGATTGGTGCCGACGGTGGCGCCTGGGCGCAGGACCCGGAAACCAACTCCGCCACGCTGTTTGTGCCGCAAGGCATAGGCGCCGACCTGATCGCCACGCTGGACGGCTTCACGCGCGAAGACGTGGACGCGTTTGCGCTTGAATCGCAGCGCCGCGCCACGGCGGCACGCGCAGCCGGCTACTTCAGCAAATCGGTGGTACCGGTGCGCGACGCCCTGGGCCTGAGCATTCTGGAAGAAGACGAGTTCATCAAGCCGCAGACCACGCTGGAAGGGCTCGCCGGCCTCAAGCCCTCGTTTGCGCAGCTCGGCGCCATGGGCTTTGACGCCGTGGCGCTGCAGCGCTACCCGCAGGTCGAGCGCATCCACCACGTGCACCACGCGGGCAATGCATCGGGCATTGTCGATGGCGCTGCCGCCGTGCTCATCGGCAACGAAGCCGCAGCCAAGTCGCAAAACCTGACGCCACGCGCGCGCATCGTCGCCACGGCGCTGAGCGGCGCCGACCCGACCATCATGCTCACCGGCCCGGTGCCCGCCACCAAAAAGGCGCTGGCGCGCGCCGGCATGGCGATTGACCAGATCGACCTGTTCGAGGTGAACGAAGCCTTTGCCGCCGTGCCCATGCGCTTCATGCGCGAGCTGGGCGTGCCGCACGAAAAAGTGAATGTGAACGGCGGCGCCATCGCCATGGGCCACCCGCTGGGCGCCACCGGCGCGATGCTGCTGGGCACGCTGGTCGATGAGCTGCACCGGCGCCAGTTGCGCTACGGCCTGATCACGCTGTGCGTGGGCGGGGGCATGGGGATCGCGACCATTATTGAGCGCGTGTAACCCCCCTGCGCCGCTGTGCGGCTTCCCCCCAGGGGGACGGCTCCAGCGGACTGGCAAAGCCAGATCCGCGGTGCCGCTGGCTTAGTGCAACGGTTCGCTTCTCGAAAACACAGTCATTCATCAGATAGAGACACCACCATGCAAACCATTCGCTACGAACTTCTGGATGCCGCAGGCGGCAAGGTCGCGCTGGTCACGTTTGACGAGGCCAACTCCCCCATCAACACGATGTGCCGCCAGTGGCAGGACGATCTCGTCGAACTTGTGAAGCAGGTGCAGCTTGACCGCCCTCAGCTATCCGGCATCGTGCTGGCGTCTGCCAAGACCAGCTTCTTCGCCGGCGCCGATCTCAAGGCGACCATGCGCGGCACGGCGGACGACGCGCAGGCCGGTTTTTCCGTCATCGAGCGCATGAAGCAGCAGTTCCGCACGCTGGAAACCCTGGGCATTCCGGTGGTGGCGTGCCTCAATGGCGCGGCGCTGGGCGGGGGCTGGGAAGTGGCGCTGATTGCCCACCACCGCATTGCGCTGGACAACCCGAAAATCCAGTTTGGCCTGCCCGAAGTGACGCTGGGCCTGATCCCTGGCGCCACCGGCATCACCAAAATGACGCGCCTGCTCGGCCTGATGGGAGCGCAGCCTTATCTGCTGGAAGGCAAGCTCTTCAACCCGCAAGATGCCGTCAAACTCGGCCTGGTGCACGCCACCGTGGCGACGCCCGAGGAATTGCTGCCCGCGGCCCTGGCCTGGGTCGCCGCCAACCCCAAGGCCCAGCAGCCCTGGGACGACAAAAACTACAAGATCCCCGGCGGCACGCCCGCGAACCCCAAAATCGCCAACGCCCTGATCGTGGCGCCGGCCATGCTCAAGAAAACCACGCGCGGGCGCTACCCGGCCCCAGAGGCGGCGCTGGCCTGCATGGTCGAAGGCGCGTTGGTGGATTACGACACGGCGCTGCGCATCGAGAGCCGGGCGCTGGCCAAAATCATGAGCGGCCAGGTGGCGCGGAACATGATCAGCGCCTTCTTCTTCGACCTCAACGCCGTCAAGAGTGGGCGCTCACGTCCTGGCAACACGCCGCGCGGCAAGCTGTCCAAGGTGGGCGTGCTCGGCGCCGGCATGATGGGCGCAGGCATCGCCTGGGCGCAGGCCAGCAAAGGCATTGCCACGGTTCTTAAAGATGTGAGCCAGGAGAAGGCCGACACCGGCAAGCAATACAGCGCCAGCCTGGCGGAAAAGCGCGTGGCCAAGGGCCGCATGGACGCCGCCAAGGCGCAGGCGCTGCGGGCACGCATCACGCCCACTGCCGATGCGGCCGACTTGGCCGGCTGCGAACTCATCATCGAAGCCGTGTTCGAGAACCGTGAACTCAAGGCGCAAGTCACGCGCGAGGCCGAGCCACAGCTCGCCCCCGGCGGCTTCTTCGCCAGCAACACCTCCACCCTGCCCATCTCGGGCCTGGCGCAAGCCAGCAGCAAGCCCGCCAAGTTCATCGGCATCCATTTCTTCAGCCCGGTGGACAAGATGAAGCTGGTGGAAATCATCCGCGGCAAAGACACCGACGACGAGACCGTGGCGCGCGCCTTCGACTACGTGCAGCAGCTCGGAAAACTCCCCATCGTGGTCAACGATTCGCGCGGTTTCTACACCAGCCGCACTTTCGGCACCTACGTCATGGAAGGCGCAGCCATGCTGGGCGAGGGCCTTCCCGCCGCCCTGATCGAGAACGCCGCCATGCAGGCCGGCATGCCGGTGGGCCCGCTGGCGGTACTGGACGAAACCGCCCTCAGCTTAAGCGTGCATGTCCTCGATCAGACGCGCGCCGACTTTGCCGCCAAAGGCAAGCCATACACGGCCACACCGGGCGAGCTGCTGGTCGAGCGCATGGTGAAGGAAATGAAGCGCCCCGGCCGAGCCGGTGGTGGCGGCTTCTACGACTACCCGGCCGGGGAAAAGAAGCACCTGTGGCCCGAACTGCGCACGCTGTTCGAGAAACCCGACGCAGCGTGGAGCGTGGAAGAAGTACAAGACCGCCTGCTCTACCGCCAAGCCATCGAAACCGCCCGCTGCCTCGCCGAGGGCGTGCTGACGAGCGTGCACGACGCGAACATCGGTTCCATCTTCGGCATTGGCTTTCCGGCGTGGACGGGGGGCGCCATGCAGTTCATCTATGGGACCGGCGTGGACGCCTTTTTGCACCGCGCGGAGGAACTGGCGGTCAAGTTCGGGGCGGGGTTTGTGGTGGACCCGAAGGTGCGAGAAGTGATTGAGCGGTTTCGGCCGGCGTATTGACCGGACCATGCGATTGGGGTCGGCAAGAAAGGCCACTGCTACATCAACCGCCTTGTAGCTGCGCCGACAGTTCCCTCACCCAGCGAACTTTGTCCGTCTGCAGCATGGGAAGCGGATGAAAGTATTTGTCCGTCGAGCCCTGCTGCAGCATTCCAAAGCACCGACCCGCCGCCTGCATGAGCGGAAGTGCTTCGCGTATGAGAGGGGTCAGCTTTGGATGCACGCCCCAGGCAAGAACCAATGGACCATCCTTTTTTCGCTTCAATGCCTGCGTGAGTTCGGCCCTGCGTTCGCTGGAAAACATGGAGTGAGCCCGGTAACCGTGGCCGCCCTCCAAGGCGCGATAGCGGTCCATAAACACGCTGCTTCGGGACTCACGGATATCGGACAGATTGATGACGCGCACATGGTTCCACCCCATACGATCCATGATCCTCATGATTTGGTATTGCGTTGTGTCGGGCCGTGTCGCCACCAGCCGGCATGTTGAGTGACCAGACCTACCTTCAATCGCATTGCCAATGGCCAAGGGACGGGATGACCCGGGGTTCATCATCACAAAGATGGCATTGGGCAGGCCACGCCCGGCGCCGTCGAATCCTTGAGCTTGCACAAGCGAAAGGATCTCCAAAACACTTCTGCAAGGTAGCAACTCGCCGTGCAGGTGCACATCGTAGAAGTGAGCGAAAGCCAGGAACCGCTCTCTGAGCTGTGGTGCACCAACAAACGGGAAACTCATCCGAGGTGCGGCGCCCGCTGCCGGACGCCAAGCATGTCACGCCTCATGCCAATTCACCCATTGCAACCCACCCACCCGCGAAAACTCGCGCACATTGCGGGTTACCAGAATGGCCTGGTGGCGCAGCGCGGTGGCGGCGATCAGCGTGTCGTGCGGGCCAATGGGCGTGCCGCCAGTCTCAAGCTCCGCGCGAATGCGGGCCGCGTGCGCAGCGCACTCGCTGTCAAAGGGCAAACTCTGCAAAGGCTGCAACAGTTGCGCCAATGCAGCCAGGCGCGGCGCGGCAGCTTCGGGTGGCAAGCGCAGCAGGCCGTAGCGCAGTTCATATTCAACGATAGCCGGAACGCCTACATCTGCGGGACGCAGGGCCTGCATGCGCGGCACCACCAGCGCGTCGCCACGGAAGTAGTAGCTGATGGTGTTGCTGTCCAGAACCCACATTGCTAAAACCCCAGGCGAGGCACGTCAGCAGGCTGAGCTTTTTTCTTGTCCTCGCGTTCGCTCAGCGGAAAGTCGGGAAACCGGCCAGCAAGTTGCAGGCAGTCATGTGGCCATTCATGGGCGGCATGTTTGCGGATGATGTCGGCCACCCAGCGGCTCTTGGATACGCCATGGGCCTGCGCAGCCTGGTCTACCAGCGCTTGGGTGGCGTCGTCCAGATACAGCGTAATTTGGGACATGAAAGCACCTCCTTGGCAATGCACTTATACGTGCAATTATATTGCAACCACTCAAGACGACGCCAAGAGGTCCGTGCTGAAGCCACCGAGAGCGCTCAGCCCACTCCGTGCTTATCGTCAAGCGCTGCTCGCGTCTGGCCGCAAGTGTTTGACGCCGGTTGAAGATTCCAGCGCTCGGCAGACCCACCAAATCTCCAAGATTTATCCTTGCATATTGACTACTACTACCCCGGCATCGTCCTCCTGGGCCCGCGCCAAGTAGGCAAGACCACGTTGGCCAAAGCGATAGCGGCGCGACACCCTGGCGCGCTGTTCCTCGACCTGGAGCGACCCGCCGACCGGGCGCAGCTTACCGAGCCGGAACTCTTCCTGGCCCAGCACCGTGACCGGCTGGTGGTGCTGGACGAAGTGCAGATGCTGCCCGATCTGTTTACCCACCTGCGGCCCGAGATGGATGCCGACCGGCGGCCGGGGCGCTTTCTGCTGCTCGGGTCCGCCAGCGGGGCACTGCTGCGGCAACGCTCGGAGTCGCTGGCGGGGCGCGTGGGCTACTTGGAACTGACGCCGCTGCTGGCCAGCGAAGTAGCCGCTGCCAACGACCTGAGCGAGCTGCAACAGCTGTGGCACCGGGGCGGATGTCCTCTGGCGCATTTGGCGCCCAATGACCTCCTGGCCTACGCGTGGCGGCAGGACTTCATTCAGAGCTTTTTGCAGCGCGACCTACCGCAGATGGGTGTGAGCGTAGCGGCCGATACGCTGCATCGCTTCTGGCGCATGTTGGCGCATTTGCAGGGGCAGCTTTTCAATGCATCGCAGTTGGGGCAGTCGCTCGGCGGTGCGTCGCACACCACCGCCGCGCGCTACCTCGACGTGCTGGTGGACACCATGGTGGTGCGCCGACTGGAGCCGCATTTGCCCAACGTGGGCAAGCGCCTGGTCAAATCGCCCAAGACCTACATCCGCGACAGCGGCCTGCTGCACGCGCTGCTGAACATCGCCAGCCTGTCGGATCTGCAAGGCCACCCCATCGTTGGCGCATCGTGGGAAGGGTTCGTGGTTGAGCAGGTGGCGGCGCACCTACCCGAGGGTGCCCAACTGGGCTTTTACCGCACGGCGGCCGGTGCCGAGATGGACATCGTCGTGCAGGCCGGGCGGCGCAGCCTGGGCGTGGAGGTCAAATTCTCTTCCGCGCCTACCGTGACCAAGGGCTTCTGGCACGCGCGCGCAGACCTGCAGCCCACGCGCACGGTGGTGGTGGCACCGGTGGAACGCCGCTATCCGCTGAAGGAGGGAGTGGAGGTGGTTCCGGTCAGCGCCATCCCGGAGTTGCTGGCTGAGCTGGGCTGAGGGCGCACAGGGCCAATGCAGGCAAACGCTATACTTTGTGTAGCTGCTTACGCTTTCAGGATAAGCGCTAGCAGCCAAAAACACTCAAAGTTCTGCTAATCCATCAATCCATCGGCCACAGCAGCGGATTCAAATTCTCCGGCGTTTGCGCGGCGGGGTCGGGCTCTTTGGTCGCGTCGCTACGGACTGGCTGTGAAACCCCCACTGCCCGCCACCACGGCGCATCCAACGGTCCGTGCGCCGGTTCCACCGGGTCACCCAGGCGCGGCATCAACAAGTGCGCACCCTGCTGCGGTCCCAGCGCCAGCAGGGTTTCGGCAGGCGCGTCCCAGTCGTGCATGGCCAGGTTGAAGGTCCCCCAATGAACCGGAAGAAAGGCGCCGCCGCCCAGCAGGTCGAGCGCCTTGAGGGCGTTTTCCGGCCCCAAATGAATATCGCCCCAAGTGGGGTGAAACGCGCCAACTTCGAGCATCACCAGGTCGAACGGGCCAAAGCGCTCGCGGATGCGGGTGTATTCGGTGGTCAGGCCGGTGTCGCCGCTGAAGAACACGCGGTGGCGCGGCGACTCGATGACGAGCGACGACCACAGCGTGGCGTTGCGGTCCTTCAGGCTGCGGCCCGAGAAATGCTGCGAAGGCGCGGCGTGGATGGTGAGTTCGGTTCCGGGCACGGTGTGCGACTGCCACCAGTCAAGTTCGGTGATGCGTTCGGGCGCAATGCCCCAGGCCTGCAGGTGCGCGCCGACACCGAGCGAGGTGACAAAGGGAATATTCGTCTTGGCCATCTGGCGGATGGTCGGGTAATCGAGGTGGTCGTAATGGTCGTGCGAGATGACAACGACATCGATGGGCGGCAGTTGCGACAGGCGCACCGGCGCTTTCTGAAAGCGCTTGGGGCCGATGAGGCGCGACGGCGAGGCGCGCGGGCCCCAGACCGGGTCGGTGAGCACGCGCAGGCCGTCAATTTCAATCAGAACGCTGGAATGACCAAGCCAGGTCGCGCGCAGGCCAGAATCAGGCTTGCGGGCCCAGCACTCGCGCGGGTCCACGGTGGGGAGCAGTCCCTGCGGCACGCGCCGGCCTTCGGAGAACATGAATTCGCGCAGCGTCGGGCGCGCGGCCGTGGCGTCACGCAGACCTGTCGGTATCGGGTGCTGGTTGCGAAAGCCGCCTTCGGTCCACAGAGGGGAGGCCTGCATGCGCTCCAGACGCAGGCCGGCGGCGCGTTTGCCCAGGGAAATCATGGTGTGGCGCTTGAAGAATTCAAAAAGCCACTGTACGCCCAAGGCGCTGGCTCTGCTGGCAGGCAGCAGCGCCTTTGAAACGGTTTAGCGCTTGCCCATGAAGGCGACAAAGGCCTCGCGCGCCGCAGGCTCGCGCAGCATGCGGCCAAAGCTGGCGCCCTCTTCCGCCATGCGCTCGATGACCTGTCCTTCCTGCCCCAGCTTCATCAAACGTTTGGTTTCCACCAAAGATGCGAGTGGCTTGGCCGCCAGCTTCCTGGCCTGCGCCTGGGCGATGGCGTTGCATTCGGTGGGGGGAACGACGCGGTTCACCAAGCCGACTTCCAGCGCTGCCTCGGCCATGAAGGGCTCGCCCAGAAGCAAGGCTTCGGCCGCGCGCTGATGGCCCATGAGGCGCGGCAGCAGCAGGCTGGACGCCGCCTCCGGGCACAGCCCCAGGTTCACAAACGGCAGCGAGAACATGGCGTTGTCGCCAGCATAGACCAGGTCGCAGTGCAGCAGCATGGTGGTGCCAATGCCCACGGCCGGGCCGCAGACCGCGGCAATCAAGGGCTTGGGAAAGCGCGCGATGCCATGCAGGAAGCGGTAGACGGGCGAATCCAGCGTGGAGGTGGGTTGCTGCAGGAAGTCGCCAATGTCGTTGCCGGCGCTGAAGACCGTTACGTCGCCCTGGAAGACCACAGCGCGCACGCTGTCGTCCTGCGCGGCAGTTTCAAGGGCGTCTGCGAGCGCTGCGTACATGGCGGCAGTAATCGAGTTCTTCTTGCCCACCCGGTTAAAGGTAAGCGTGCAAACACCGGCTTCGGTGTGCTGGAGGATGTCTTGCGTCGTGGTCTGGGTCATGGTGTCTGTTGGCACGGCGGGCGCCGAGTCATTCCTTGTAATAAACGATCTGGTGGCTGGTAGCGAGCACCGTTCCGGCTTCGTTCCACAGCTGCGCCGAGTGGTCGAAAAAGCCATTGCGAAACTCCTGCCCGCGCGCCTGGCCGAGCAGATAGCCATCGCCTGTGGCGGCCAGATCGGCCTGACTGGCATGGAAATACACGGTAATCGACACCGTGCCCGCAGGCACCTGGCGGGCACGGCGCAGCCAGACACGTGGAAAGAAGATGTCGGCCATGGCGGCGAGGCTGCAAAAGTCGAGCGCGCGCGGCGGGGCGTCGCGCATCCACAGCTGCGAGAGGCTGTGGTCGCCGCTGCCATCCCACACCTGCGGGATCACGCCAGTGACAGGGCGCATTTCGTAGCGGCGGAGCCACTCCACCTCGAAGGCCGGGGGAATCGCTTGCAGATCAGCAGGCTTGGGCACCTGCGGCGCCAACGCATCGCCCGCGCTCCAGGTTTCGCGGCGCAGCGCAGTGACGGCGGTGCCGGTGGTGGTGACCACGGGTGCGCCGTCAGGACCGGACTGGAGGATGGACAGCGTCCAGTGCTGTGTCGAGCGG encodes:
- a CDS encoding ABC transporter substrate-binding protein, with translation MKLHHLAALAFALGTSGAAMAQAQQGVTKDTITLGSIQDLSGPLAGFGKQVRLGMMLRVDEANEQGGVNGRQLELKVEDSGYDPKRAVLAAQKLVNQDKIFMMVGHIGTAQNMAAMPVQFAKNVINFFPVTAAREMYEPFNRLKYAFAATYYDQIRMALPKLVKEKNAKKVCTIYQDDEFGLEVERGGEAALKTMGMEYAEKTSFKRGATDFSSQVAKMKSAGCDFVVLGTIIRETIGTIGESRKTGFNPTFLGSSAAYTDLIHKLGGKAMDGLYATMTVQNPYLDETSQPIRFWANKYKTKFNEDPAVFSVYGYLIIDSFIRAAQAAGKNLTTDSFIKAMDTMVYPPDIFGSAEATFGPQKRLGSNLSRISQIQDGKWKVVSDYVQP
- a CDS encoding acetyl-CoA C-acetyltransferase, translated to MTEAYVFEALRTPRGKGKKDGSLHEVKPITLLTGLLTELQARQGFDTAAVDDIVMGIVSPIGEQGSVLPKVAAIKAGWAFTTAGVQINRFCASGLEAVNMAAQKVRSGWEDLVVAGGVESMSRVPIGADGGAWAQDPETNSATLFVPQGIGADLIATLDGFTREDVDAFALESQRRATAARAAGYFSKSVVPVRDALGLSILEEDEFIKPQTTLEGLAGLKPSFAQLGAMGFDAVALQRYPQVERIHHVHHAGNASGIVDGAAAVLIGNEAAAKSQNLTPRARIVATALSGADPTIMLTGPVPATKKALARAGMAIDQIDLFEVNEAFAAVPMRFMRELGVPHEKVNVNGGAIAMGHPLGATGAMLLGTLVDELHRRQLRYGLITLCVGGGMGIATIIERV
- a CDS encoding 3-hydroxyacyl-CoA dehydrogenase NAD-binding domain-containing protein, encoding MQTIRYELLDAAGGKVALVTFDEANSPINTMCRQWQDDLVELVKQVQLDRPQLSGIVLASAKTSFFAGADLKATMRGTADDAQAGFSVIERMKQQFRTLETLGIPVVACLNGAALGGGWEVALIAHHRIALDNPKIQFGLPEVTLGLIPGATGITKMTRLLGLMGAQPYLLEGKLFNPQDAVKLGLVHATVATPEELLPAALAWVAANPKAQQPWDDKNYKIPGGTPANPKIANALIVAPAMLKKTTRGRYPAPEAALACMVEGALVDYDTALRIESRALAKIMSGQVARNMISAFFFDLNAVKSGRSRPGNTPRGKLSKVGVLGAGMMGAGIAWAQASKGIATVLKDVSQEKADTGKQYSASLAEKRVAKGRMDAAKAQALRARITPTADAADLAGCELIIEAVFENRELKAQVTREAEPQLAPGGFFASNTSTLPISGLAQASSKPAKFIGIHFFSPVDKMKLVEIIRGKDTDDETVARAFDYVQQLGKLPIVVNDSRGFYTSRTFGTYVMEGAAMLGEGLPAALIENAAMQAGMPVGPLAVLDETALSLSVHVLDQTRADFAAKGKPYTATPGELLVERMVKEMKRPGRAGGGGFYDYPAGEKKHLWPELRTLFEKPDAAWSVEEVQDRLLYRQAIETARCLAEGVLTSVHDANIGSIFGIGFPAWTGGAMQFIYGTGVDAFLHRAEELAVKFGAGFVVDPKVREVIERFRPAY
- a CDS encoding DUF1643 domain-containing protein codes for the protein MSFPFVGAPQLRERFLAFAHFYDVHLHGELLPCRSVLEILSLVQAQGFDGAGRGLPNAIFVMMNPGSSRPLAIGNAIEGRSGHSTCRLVATRPDTTQYQIMRIMDRMGWNHVRVINLSDIRESRSSVFMDRYRALEGGHGYRAHSMFSSERRAELTQALKRKKDGPLVLAWGVHPKLTPLIREALPLMQAAGRCFGMLQQGSTDKYFHPLPMLQTDKVRWVRELSAQLQGG
- a CDS encoding PIN domain-containing protein, yielding MWVLDSNTISYYFRGDALVVPRMQALRPADVGVPAIVEYELRYGLLRLPPEAAAPRLAALAQLLQPLQSLPFDSECAAHAARIRAELETGGTPIGPHDTLIAATALRHQAILVTRNVREFSRVGGLQWVNWHEA
- a CDS encoding CopG family transcriptional regulator, with translation MSQITLYLDDATQALVDQAAQAHGVSKSRWVADIIRKHAAHEWPHDCLQLAGRFPDFPLSEREDKKKAQPADVPRLGF
- a CDS encoding ATP-binding protein, translated to MHIDYYYPGIVLLGPRQVGKTTLAKAIAARHPGALFLDLERPADRAQLTEPELFLAQHRDRLVVLDEVQMLPDLFTHLRPEMDADRRPGRFLLLGSASGALLRQRSESLAGRVGYLELTPLLASEVAAANDLSELQQLWHRGGCPLAHLAPNDLLAYAWRQDFIQSFLQRDLPQMGVSVAADTLHRFWRMLAHLQGQLFNASQLGQSLGGASHTTAARYLDVLVDTMVVRRLEPHLPNVGKRLVKSPKTYIRDSGLLHALLNIASLSDLQGHPIVGASWEGFVVEQVAAHLPEGAQLGFYRTAAGAEMDIVVQAGRRSLGVEVKFSSAPTVTKGFWHARADLQPTRTVVVAPVERRYPLKEGVEVVPVSAIPELLAELG
- a CDS encoding MBL fold metallo-hydrolase — its product is MISLGKRAAGLRLERMQASPLWTEGGFRNQHPIPTGLRDATAARPTLREFMFSEGRRVPQGLLPTVDPRECWARKPDSGLRATWLGHSSVLIEIDGLRVLTDPVWGPRASPSRLIGPKRFQKAPVRLSQLPPIDVVVISHDHYDHLDYPTIRQMAKTNIPFVTSLGVGAHLQAWGIAPERITELDWWQSHTVPGTELTIHAAPSQHFSGRSLKDRNATLWSSLVIESPRHRVFFSGDTGLTTEYTRIRERFGPFDLVMLEVGAFHPTWGDIHLGPENALKALDLLGGGAFLPVHWGTFNLAMHDWDAPAETLLALGPQQGAHLLMPRLGDPVEPAHGPLDAPWWRAVGVSQPVRSDATKEPDPAAQTPENLNPLLWPMD
- a CDS encoding enoyl-CoA hydratase, whose translation is MTQTTTQDILQHTEAGVCTLTFNRVGKKNSITAAMYAALADALETAAQDDSVRAVVFQGDVTVFSAGNDIGDFLQQPTSTLDSPVYRFLHGIARFPKPLIAAVCGPAVGIGTTMLLHCDLVYAGDNAMFSLPFVNLGLCPEAASSLLLPRLMGHQRAAEALLLGEPFMAEAALEVGLVNRVVPPTECNAIAQAQARKLAAKPLASLVETKRLMKLGQEGQVIERMAEEGASFGRMLREPAAREAFVAFMGKR
- a CDS encoding acyl-CoA thioesterase: MTTNSLHAFDQALQLRADAPGQYQGESPKPYWNMVGPFGGITAATLLQAVLQHPDRLGDPLALTVNYGGGLVAGSFQIQAVPVRTNRSTQHWTLSILQSGPDGAPVVTTTGTAVTALRRETWSAGDALAPQVPKPADLQAIPPAFEVEWLRRYEMRPVTGVIPQVWDGSGDHSLSQLWMRDAPPRALDFCSLAAMADIFFPRVWLRRARQVPAGTVSITVYFHASQADLAATGDGYLLGQARGQEFRNGFFDHSAQLWNEAGTVLATSHQIVYYKE